One window from the genome of Pirellulales bacterium encodes:
- a CDS encoding PEP-CTERM sorting domain-containing protein, translated as MQRTTFWRSLCKLALGCALAWHVIDGGITTAEAYLGSFNQNDGYHLNSGTILGDVSIYNAGASGINAGGGGFASINADTGLWKVVGPVGGYFATAANRNAVVSGGPPYPTNPATAVAAYIVGDHFMGRPTDGVALALRNDTPLGTGAMIYDYSLDTYDFGGPTPASVNSGIVLMQFYFCPNPGDTPVPGTVPREKFTMSLVDSVGNVGMQWGYARDNSVYWRDSSSNPWVPTSIVANQLNYDGMRISLDLNTDTFGVDYYVVNTNTWSTMVPAGTPMGQPMQNFTKLQWQLEDGLFAGLGGKNFFDDFSFTIPEPSTYAMLAMAALGGLIWRRRRG; from the coding sequence GTGCAACGGACAACATTTTGGCGGTCTCTTTGCAAATTGGCGCTTGGTTGCGCTTTGGCTTGGCATGTCATTGACGGGGGAATCACGACGGCTGAGGCCTATTTGGGAAGCTTTAATCAGAATGACGGCTATCATTTGAACAGCGGCACCATCCTAGGGGATGTGTCAATCTACAATGCCGGGGCATCAGGAATTAACGCCGGTGGCGGGGGATTTGCCTCAATTAACGCGGATACCGGCTTATGGAAAGTTGTCGGCCCGGTTGGTGGGTATTTTGCCACAGCGGCTAACCGCAACGCCGTCGTGTCTGGCGGGCCTCCTTATCCCACCAATCCTGCCACTGCCGTCGCCGCCTATATCGTCGGGGACCACTTTATGGGCCGCCCAACAGATGGCGTGGCTCTGGCCCTACGCAATGACACCCCCCTGGGGACCGGGGCAATGATATATGATTATTCGTTGGATACCTATGATTTTGGCGGGCCTACACCAGCCAGCGTGAACAGCGGTATTGTTCTGATGCAGTTTTATTTTTGCCCCAATCCGGGGGACACCCCGGTTCCTGGAACCGTCCCCCGCGAAAAATTCACCATGTCCTTGGTGGATAGCGTGGGGAATGTTGGCATGCAGTGGGGTTACGCCCGCGATAACTCGGTCTATTGGCGGGATAGTTCTTCAAATCCCTGGGTGCCGACATCGATCGTGGCCAACCAACTGAACTATGACGGGATGCGGATCAGCCTGGACTTGAATACTGATACTTTTGGCGTGGATTATTATGTGGTCAACACCAACACCTGGAGCACCATGGTCCCCGCGGGTACGCCCATGGGTCAACCGATGCAAAATTTTACCAAGTTGCAATGGCAGCTTGAGGATGGACTCTTTGCGGGTTTAGGCGGGAAAAACTTTTTTGATGATTTTAGCTTTACAATTCCCGAACCATCAACTTACGCCATGTTGGCAATGGCGGCGCTCGGGGGATTGATCTGGCGTCGTCGTCGGGGCTAA
- a CDS encoding adenylosuccinate synthase, whose protein sequence is MPATCVIGLQWGDEAKGKLVDLLTEQHDIVVRYQGGANAGHTVVAGDQTYKLSLIPSGILNPRVISVVTGGVVLNPPSLLGEIDQLVARGVQVGTNLKLSDRAHVIFPWHMAEDRAMDASVSGGEAIGTTQRGIGPCYRDKVGRSHAIRLGDLYRADFRDKVEHIALAKNRFLPLWSGPETEPLDPAKIHAEYLGYAERLRPYVADTTTFLLNAVEAGQRLLFEGAQGALLDIDHGTFPYVTSSNSSGVGVSSGSGVPGKWINKILGVVKAYNTRVGGGPFPTEQNNEIGQHIRDKGNEYGTVTRRPRRCGWFDVVAARYTARLSGVDALAVMLLDVLSELGELRVCTAYEINGQRVTDFPSQLEDLRLAKPIYETLPGWQKEITGVRRYEDLPANAQGYLQRLSELVGQPVEVVSVGPDREQTIWRQ, encoded by the coding sequence GTGCCCGCGACGTGTGTGATTGGTTTGCAGTGGGGCGATGAAGCCAAGGGAAAATTGGTCGATCTGCTGACCGAACAGCATGACATTGTCGTTCGCTATCAAGGTGGGGCCAATGCCGGCCATACCGTGGTGGCGGGGGATCAAACCTACAAACTCTCCCTGATCCCCAGTGGTATTCTTAATCCCCGGGTCATCTCGGTTGTCACAGGGGGCGTTGTTCTCAACCCGCCCAGCTTATTGGGCGAGATTGACCAACTCGTTGCCCGGGGCGTGCAGGTCGGCACCAATCTCAAGTTGAGCGACCGTGCCCATGTTATTTTTCCGTGGCACATGGCCGAAGATCGGGCGATGGATGCCAGTGTTTCGGGGGGCGAAGCGATCGGCACAACCCAGCGTGGCATTGGGCCGTGCTACCGTGATAAAGTGGGTCGATCACACGCGATTCGCCTGGGGGATTTGTACCGAGCGGATTTTCGTGACAAGGTGGAGCATATTGCCTTAGCGAAAAACCGATTTTTGCCCCTTTGGAGCGGACCCGAGACGGAACCTCTCGATCCCGCAAAAATTCACGCCGAATACCTGGGCTATGCCGAACGACTGCGACCCTATGTGGCCGACACCACCACATTTTTACTGAATGCGGTGGAAGCGGGGCAGCGACTGCTGTTTGAGGGAGCCCAGGGGGCGTTGCTGGACATTGACCATGGCACGTTTCCGTATGTGACCAGCAGCAATAGCTCGGGCGTGGGCGTGTCCAGCGGCTCTGGTGTCCCCGGAAAATGGATCAACAAAATTCTGGGCGTGGTCAAGGCGTACAACACCCGTGTGGGGGGGGGACCGTTTCCCACCGAGCAAAATAACGAAATTGGCCAACATATCCGCGACAAGGGGAACGAATATGGCACGGTTACGCGCCGTCCCCGTCGCTGCGGGTGGTTTGATGTGGTCGCCGCGCGCTACACCGCGCGATTGAGCGGGGTGGACGCCCTGGCAGTGATGCTGCTTGACGTCCTGAGCGAGTTGGGCGAATTGAGGGTTTGCACGGCCTACGAGATTAACGGCCAACGAGTAACGGATTTTCCCAGCCAACTCGAAGATTTGCGACTGGCCAAACCAATTTACGAGACCTTGCCCGGTTGGCAAAAGGAGATTACCGGGGTGCGGCGGTATGAGGATTTGCCAGCCAATGCGCAGGGATATTTACAGCGTTTGAGCGAGTTGGTGGGCCAGCCGGTGGAGGTGGTCTCCGTCGGTCCCGATCGGGAACAAACAATCTGGCGGCAATAA
- a CDS encoding isoprenyl transferase, which translates to MTATDSAATLEIPRDRLPRHVAIIMDGNGRWAQRQGLPRIEGHRRGVASVRRITEEATRIGLEQITLYCLSSENWKRPRHELDFLMHLLEQYMIEERATILAQNIQVAVIGRREGLPESTLREIDKTIELSGANTGLRLCLAINYGGRAEVLDAVRRIAADCLAGELQPALLQEDDFARYLYTAGMPDPDLLIRTAGERRISNFLLWQISYAEIWVTERCWPEFAEADLHSALADFASRDRRFGGLNT; encoded by the coding sequence ATGACCGCGACTGATTCCGCCGCCACACTGGAAATACCGCGTGATCGACTGCCGCGGCATGTGGCGATCATCATGGATGGCAATGGCCGCTGGGCGCAGCGGCAGGGCTTGCCGCGGATTGAAGGGCACCGGCGCGGGGTGGCCAGCGTCCGCCGCATCACCGAGGAGGCCACCCGCATCGGGTTAGAGCAAATCACCCTGTACTGTTTATCCAGCGAAAATTGGAAACGTCCCCGGCATGAACTGGACTTTCTGATGCATCTGCTCGAACAGTACATGATTGAAGAGCGGGCCACGATCCTGGCGCAAAATATCCAAGTCGCGGTGATCGGTCGCCGCGAAGGCCTGCCGGAAAGCACCCTGCGGGAAATTGATAAGACAATTGAACTGTCCGGGGCCAATACCGGCCTGCGGCTGTGTCTGGCGATCAATTATGGGGGACGAGCGGAAGTCCTGGACGCCGTGCGCCGCATCGCCGCCGACTGTCTGGCCGGAGAACTGCAACCCGCTCTCTTGCAAGAAGATGATTTTGCCCGTTATTTATATACCGCTGGCATGCCCGATCCGGACTTATTGATCCGTACGGCGGGAGAACGACGTATCAGCAATTTTTTGCTTTGGCAAATTAGTTATGCCGAGATTTGGGTGACCGAGCGTTGCTGGCCTGAATTTGCCGAAGCCGACCTGCATTCGGCCCTGGCGGACTTTGCCAGTCGCGACCGCAGATTCGGAGGATTAAACACGTGA
- a CDS encoding phosphatidate cytidylyltransferase encodes MLYWRLLLGGFLIVGFGALFWLDGTQAGGAPPAAWLFPLVLVGAILGTNDLLWLFQARGWDPSPRVMLFGNLAIVSSNAVPLFWPDYPVDFPLGRWGWPGLTGMVMLLVAFVAEMRRYHEPGKPVLHLALNCLAWCYLGFLLSVLVQLRAFDLHARGLLAIASLVIVTKAGDIGAFTVGRILGRTQMTPILSPGKTWEGAAGAVLFACLAAIALGYWWAPFLPPGDTSTGNWGELSWPRDSLWESTTGKLIRWAIYGAILAVAGMIGDLAESLIKRDVGRKDSGNWLPGFGGVLDLLDSVLYAGPVAYICWLVRLVP; translated from the coding sequence GTGTTGTACTGGCGTTTGCTACTGGGCGGATTCCTGATCGTCGGATTTGGGGCTTTGTTTTGGCTGGATGGCACACAAGCCGGGGGCGCGCCCCCGGCGGCATGGCTCTTTCCCCTGGTCCTGGTCGGGGCGATTCTGGGGACCAACGATCTGTTGTGGCTCTTTCAGGCCCGTGGCTGGGATCCTTCGCCGCGGGTGATGCTGTTCGGCAATCTGGCCATCGTCTCCAGCAACGCCGTCCCGCTTTTTTGGCCCGATTACCCCGTTGATTTTCCCCTGGGACGCTGGGGGTGGCCGGGACTCACAGGCATGGTCATGCTGCTGGTCGCCTTTGTCGCCGAAATGCGCCGCTATCACGAACCAGGCAAGCCCGTCTTGCATCTGGCGCTTAATTGCCTGGCGTGGTGCTACCTGGGTTTTTTGCTCAGCGTACTGGTGCAACTGCGGGCGTTCGACCTGCATGCCCGGGGACTCTTGGCCATTGCCAGCCTGGTCATTGTGACCAAGGCGGGGGACATCGGAGCCTTTACCGTGGGCCGTATCCTGGGACGCACCCAAATGACCCCCATCCTTAGCCCGGGAAAAACGTGGGAAGGGGCCGCCGGCGCGGTCCTCTTTGCCTGCCTGGCGGCGATCGCCCTGGGATATTGGTGGGCCCCCTTTTTGCCACCGGGCGATACCTCGACCGGTAACTGGGGAGAGCTTTCCTGGCCGCGGGATAGTCTGTGGGAGTCAACGACGGGAAAGTTGATTCGCTGGGCGATTTATGGCGCGATTTTGGCCGTGGCGGGAATGATCGGCGACTTGGCTGAATCCCTCATCAAACGGGACGTCGGGCGCAAGGATTCCGGCAACTGGCTCCCGGGATTTGGCGGCGTGCTAGATTTGCTGGATTCCGTGTTGTACGCCGGCCCGGTGGCCTACATTTGCTGGCTGGTTCGCCTGGTCCCGTAA
- the fusA gene encoding elongation factor G — translation MPRNIQTLRNIGIIAHIDAGKTTVTERMLYYAKATHKMGEVDKGTTTTDFDPEEQQRGITIYSACVSFQWRGCDFNLIDTPGHVDFTAEVERSLRVLDGGVVVFSAREGVEAQSETVWRQADKYGVPRLAFINKCDREGADFYATLEQIRKRLGSHPLLVQIPVGIGPPHVNNPFRGVIDLVAMRLLTFTGEKLGAEVISQELPEDLRDEASLYREQLLGELFNFSNELAELVLADQPVPEPLVKQVLRQATIDRQIVPVLCGSALHYVGIQPLLDAVADYLPSPADLPPVVGVDPKNPDKQLTRAAKEDEPFCGLVFKILADKHGDLHFVRIYSGELKANSRVYNPGKDKKENAAQLWHIQADRREQVPTAGAGDIVGVIGPRFSITGDTFCETQAPILLESIAFPDTVISMAIEPESSLERKKLGEVLEMLKRQDPTFRALENEETGQTIISGMGELHLEVIKHRLLRDFKLDVKVHKPRVSYKETVNAAAEETGKCQRVVNGQSLFAECRVRITPASDDKPATVSTQWIAEDSHQKQCVYILQTALREHAEGGGLYGCPLYNCHLELLPTTLPEPLPNEVALRIAAADAFDRVLKSATVTLLEPIMKVEVTTPEDHVGDVINDLQQRRAMITGSQLRGPNTVLDAEAPLSAMFGYSMAVRSLSQGRASFTMEPLRYGPAPADVQESFM, via the coding sequence ATGCCCCGCAATATCCAGACCCTGCGAAATATCGGCATCATTGCCCATATCGATGCCGGCAAAACCACCGTCACCGAGCGCATGTTGTATTATGCCAAGGCCACCCACAAAATGGGGGAAGTCGATAAGGGAACCACCACGACGGACTTTGACCCCGAGGAACAGCAGCGGGGAATCACGATTTACTCCGCCTGTGTCAGCTTTCAGTGGCGGGGGTGCGATTTCAACCTGATCGATACGCCGGGGCACGTGGACTTTACCGCCGAGGTCGAGCGCTCGTTGCGGGTGCTGGATGGCGGGGTGGTCGTCTTTAGCGCGCGGGAAGGGGTCGAGGCCCAAAGCGAAACCGTGTGGCGGCAGGCGGATAAATATGGCGTGCCGCGGCTGGCGTTTATCAACAAATGCGACCGCGAAGGGGCCGACTTTTATGCCACGCTTGAACAAATTCGCAAACGCCTGGGAAGCCATCCCCTGTTGGTGCAAATTCCCGTCGGCATCGGCCCGCCGCATGTCAACAATCCCTTTCGCGGCGTCATCGATCTGGTCGCCATGCGGCTACTCACCTTTACTGGCGAAAAACTAGGGGCCGAGGTGATTTCCCAGGAACTCCCCGAAGACCTTCGCGACGAAGCCTCGCTCTACCGCGAGCAACTGTTGGGCGAGCTATTTAACTTTTCCAACGAACTGGCCGAGCTGGTCCTGGCCGATCAGCCGGTGCCGGAACCATTAGTCAAACAAGTGCTGCGCCAAGCCACGATTGACCGTCAGATTGTGCCGGTGCTCTGCGGGTCCGCGCTGCATTATGTGGGGATTCAGCCGCTGTTGGACGCGGTGGCCGATTATCTGCCCAGCCCCGCCGATCTGCCGCCGGTGGTGGGCGTCGATCCCAAAAACCCCGACAAACAACTGACCCGCGCGGCCAAAGAGGACGAGCCATTCTGTGGGTTGGTGTTTAAGATTTTGGCAGATAAGCATGGGGATTTGCATTTTGTGCGAATTTATTCGGGAGAGCTAAAGGCCAACAGCCGCGTGTACAATCCCGGCAAGGATAAAAAAGAAAACGCGGCGCAGTTGTGGCATATTCAGGCCGACCGCCGCGAGCAGGTCCCCACCGCCGGGGCCGGGGATATCGTGGGCGTGATCGGTCCTCGGTTTAGTATCACCGGGGATACCTTTTGCGAGACGCAAGCCCCGATCTTATTGGAATCGATCGCCTTTCCCGATACGGTCATCAGCATGGCCATCGAGCCGGAAAGCTCGCTCGAACGCAAAAAACTGGGCGAAGTTTTGGAAATGCTAAAGCGGCAAGATCCGACCTTTCGCGCGCTGGAAAACGAGGAAACCGGCCAGACGATCATCAGCGGGATGGGCGAACTTCACCTGGAAGTCATCAAGCACCGCTTGCTGCGGGATTTTAAGCTGGATGTCAAGGTGCATAAGCCGCGCGTGAGTTACAAGGAAACCGTGAACGCCGCGGCGGAAGAAACGGGCAAATGCCAACGTGTGGTCAATGGTCAAAGTCTGTTCGCCGAGTGCCGGGTGCGCATCACCCCCGCCAGCGATGACAAACCGGCCACGGTCAGCACGCAGTGGATCGCCGAGGATTCACACCAAAAGCAATGCGTGTACATCCTGCAGACCGCCTTGCGGGAACATGCCGAAGGGGGGGGATTGTACGGCTGCCCGCTATACAACTGTCATTTAGAATTACTCCCCACCACGCTGCCGGAACCGCTCCCCAACGAGGTCGCGCTGCGGATCGCGGCGGCGGACGCTTTTGACCGGGTATTAAAATCCGCGACCGTCACATTGCTGGAACCGATCATGAAGGTCGAGGTTACCACGCCGGAGGACCATGTGGGGGATGTGATTAACGACTTGCAGCAGCGAAGGGCGATGATCACGGGGTCGCAACTGCGCGGGCCGAATACGGTCTTGGACGCCGAAGCTCCACTTTCGGCCATGTTTGGCTACTCGATGGCGGTTCGCAGCCTTAGCCAGGGGCGGGCCAGCTTTACCATGGAACCGCTGCGGTATGGTCCCGCGCCGGCGGACGTGCAAGAAAGCTTTATGTAA
- the rpsG gene encoding 30S ribosomal protein S7, with protein sequence MGRITASRTSLHKDAKYGSLLVSKFINCLMHSGKKNIAQGIFYDAMDIIQQKLPDADPLEVFTTAVENVKPAIEVRSKRVGGAAYQVPMQVNRNRQQSLAIRWLLAAAREKKGRPMFEKLAEEFIAAYKREGAAITKRENVHRMADANKAFAHFAW encoded by the coding sequence ATGGGTCGCATTACCGCCAGTCGCACGTCGCTTCACAAAGACGCCAAATACGGCTCTTTATTGGTCAGCAAATTCATCAATTGTTTGATGCACAGCGGCAAGAAAAACATTGCCCAGGGCATTTTTTACGATGCGATGGACATCATTCAGCAAAAGCTGCCGGACGCCGACCCGCTGGAGGTGTTTACCACCGCGGTCGAGAACGTCAAACCAGCCATCGAGGTGCGCAGCAAGCGCGTTGGCGGAGCCGCGTATCAGGTGCCGATGCAGGTTAACCGCAATCGTCAGCAATCGCTGGCGATTCGTTGGTTGCTGGCCGCCGCCCGCGAGAAAAAAGGGCGTCCCATGTTTGAAAAACTGGCGGAGGAATTTATCGCCGCCTACAAGCGGGAAGGGGCCGCCATTACCAAGCGGGAAAACGTCCATCGCATGGCCGATGCGAATAAGGCGTTCGCCCACTTTGCCTGGTAA
- the rpsL gene encoding 30S ribosomal protein S12, whose amino-acid sequence MPTINQLIKSGRKVQRRITKSPVLDKCPQKRGVCLQVKTMTPKKPNSALRKIARVRLSNGKEVTVYIPGEGHNLQEHSIVLVRGGRVRDLPGVRYHIIRGALDTQGVADRKRSRSLYGAKKAAPAKGGTPAKKK is encoded by the coding sequence ATGCCCACAATCAATCAATTAATTAAGAGCGGTCGCAAGGTACAGCGTCGGATTACCAAGTCACCGGTGTTGGACAAATGTCCGCAAAAGCGCGGGGTGTGCTTGCAGGTTAAGACGATGACCCCCAAGAAGCCGAATTCGGCGTTGCGCAAGATCGCGCGGGTCCGTCTGAGCAATGGCAAGGAAGTGACCGTGTATATTCCTGGCGAGGGTCACAACCTGCAGGAACACTCGATCGTACTGGTGCGTGGCGGCCGCGTGCGGGATCTGCCGGGTGTGCGTTATCACATTATCCGGGGCGCGCTCGACACGCAGGGCGTGGCCGACCGCAAGCGTTCCCGCAGTTTATATGGCGCAAAAAAGGCCGCTCCCGCCAAGGGGGGCACCCCCGCCAAGAAAAAGTAG
- a CDS encoding small basic protein, with the protein MTMDKSLKIKRGTSSARSVLNRAERITRLKTEEKWQDGQSPFGLPKVRVYKLAMKKKKKAKEEGDAAAPAAKGGKK; encoded by the coding sequence ATGACGATGGACAAAAGCTTAAAAATTAAACGGGGAACTTCCAGTGCGCGAAGCGTCCTCAATCGGGCCGAACGCATTACCCGGCTCAAAACCGAGGAAAAATGGCAAGACGGCCAAAGTCCCTTTGGTCTGCCCAAGGTCCGGGTGTATAAATTGGCCATGAAGAAAAAGAAAAAAGCCAAGGAAGAAGGGGATGCCGCCGCTCCCGCCGCCAAGGGGGGCAAAAAATAG
- a CDS encoding ABC transporter ATP-binding protein, translating into MASPIATAELADPNGSSLPISPGQPPKREIVAEARNLSKIYRDFWGRQKVWALKALDLNILRGEVFGLLGPNGSGKTTTIKLLLGLLFPTSGKALVFDREATDVEKNERLGYLPEESYLYKFLNADETLDFYGRLFNIPADVRRERINQLIEEVGLARDRRRPLREYSKGMTRRIGLAQALINDPELIVLDEPTSGLDPLGTRWMKDLILKLKARGKTVLMSSHLLADVQDVCDRIAILHQGELKELGRVDSLLKVRDQTELRTSSMSAACEAEIRQVLARHDVRVERLDHPTTTLEELFLAIVRDSEARPGRRSIDEG; encoded by the coding sequence ATGGCTAGTCCTATTGCCACCGCCGAGCTTGCCGACCCAAACGGCTCTTCCCTACCTATTTCGCCAGGGCAGCCCCCCAAACGGGAAATTGTCGCCGAGGCCCGCAATCTGAGTAAAATCTATCGCGATTTTTGGGGAAGGCAAAAAGTCTGGGCGTTAAAAGCGCTGGATCTCAATATCTTGCGGGGGGAGGTGTTTGGTCTCTTGGGGCCAAATGGTTCGGGAAAAACCACCACTATTAAACTGCTGTTGGGGCTGTTATTTCCCACTTCGGGCAAGGCGCTCGTCTTTGACCGCGAGGCGACCGACGTGGAAAAAAACGAGCGTTTGGGGTACTTGCCCGAGGAATCGTATTTATACAAATTTTTGAACGCGGATGAGACGCTGGATTTTTACGGGCGCTTGTTTAACATTCCGGCGGATGTGCGGCGGGAGCGGATCAATCAGTTAATCGAAGAAGTCGGCCTGGCCCGCGACCGCCGGCGGCCGCTGCGGGAATATTCCAAGGGGATGACCCGGCGGATTGGCTTAGCGCAGGCGCTGATTAACGACCCCGAACTTATCGTCTTGGACGAACCTACCAGCGGGCTGGATCCGTTGGGGACGCGGTGGATGAAGGATCTGATCCTCAAGCTCAAAGCCCGCGGAAAAACCGTGCTCATGAGCAGCCATTTGTTGGCCGATGTCCAGGACGTATGCGACCGAATCGCGATACTGCACCAGGGAGAATTGAAAGAACTGGGGCGGGTGGATTCGCTATTAAAGGTGCGCGACCAGACCGAGCTGCGCACCTCTTCCATGTCCGCCGCCTGCGAAGCGGAAATCCGGCAGGTTCTAGCCAGGCATGACGTCCGGGTCGAACGGCTAGATCATCCAACTACGACCCTGGAAGAGCTTTTTTTGGCCATTGTGCGCGATAGCGAGGCCCGACCCGGCCGCCGCTCGATTGATGAGGGTTGA
- a CDS encoding folylpolyglutamate synthase/dihydrofolate synthase family protein codes for MLLPREQVRARGICPFLPRRIHFLARLRAGCGVAGRYSKAIDYLLGRINYERIPMQPYQRGEFRLDRMRLLLRLLGNPQDEYGIVHITGTKGKGSTAALLSAILSREYLTGLYTSPHLERFEERIQINGTPCEPAEFVELVNLVRHPADQIDTDCAQARNYRFDSGPTYFELTTAMALLHFARRGCQLAVVEVGLGGRLDSTNVVKPLVSVITNISFDHTKQLGRTLAQIAYEKGGIIKPNTPIVSGVLANEPRQVITNIALRQNAPLSQLGQDFDFCYLPSPEIGTPARVDYFSRNSAQSNQASSLVPQFQKLDLGLSGRHQAANAALALATISRLQAAGWNVSTAAIEAGLANCRWPARIEVVRQNPLTILDAAHNEASIAALLETLRENYPGRQKWLIFATTREKPVQQMLTQVAGAFDGVILTQYAHNPRAYPLQQLQADFSEIVQRRAGKKGATPQSQLLGTAEGWEMTGYPDRGSIRPSTSRFTFRRKPLHAPRALAVADPATAWELAQNWAANDDVICITGSFFLAAELRSLVVDSHSR; via the coding sequence ATGCTTTTGCCCCGGGAACAAGTTCGCGCCCGGGGGATTTGCCCTTTCCTCCCCAGGCGGATTCATTTTTTAGCGCGCTTGCGCGCGGGTTGTGGCGTGGCCGGAAGATACAGCAAAGCGATCGATTATCTGCTGGGACGCATCAATTATGAGCGGATCCCCATGCAGCCGTACCAGCGGGGAGAGTTTCGCCTGGATCGGATGCGGCTGTTGCTGCGGTTGCTGGGAAACCCCCAGGATGAGTACGGGATTGTGCATATTACCGGTACCAAGGGAAAAGGCTCGACCGCGGCGCTCTTAAGTGCCATTTTGTCCCGTGAATATCTCACCGGATTGTACACTTCTCCCCATTTAGAACGCTTTGAAGAGCGGATCCAGATCAACGGCACCCCCTGTGAACCCGCCGAATTTGTCGAGTTAGTCAACCTGGTACGCCACCCAGCCGACCAAATCGACACCGATTGTGCCCAGGCCCGGAATTACCGCTTTGACTCCGGACCAACCTATTTTGAATTGACGACCGCCATGGCCCTGCTGCACTTTGCCCGGCGGGGTTGCCAGCTTGCCGTGGTCGAGGTTGGCCTGGGGGGACGGCTGGACTCTACGAATGTTGTCAAACCGTTGGTGAGTGTGATCACCAATATTAGTTTTGATCATACAAAACAATTAGGCCGCACCCTGGCGCAGATTGCCTATGAAAAGGGTGGAATCATCAAACCCAACACCCCGATTGTTAGCGGCGTGTTAGCAAATGAACCACGTCAAGTCATTACGAACATTGCCCTTCGGCAAAATGCCCCATTATCCCAGTTGGGCCAGGACTTTGACTTTTGTTACTTACCGAGTCCCGAAATTGGCACGCCGGCCCGGGTTGATTATTTTTCCCGAAATTCCGCACAAAGTAACCAGGCTAGTTCCTTAGTTCCCCAGTTCCAAAAGCTAGACCTGGGTTTGTCTGGCAGACATCAAGCGGCGAATGCTGCCCTGGCCTTGGCAACGATTAGCCGATTGCAAGCCGCCGGTTGGAATGTCTCCACTGCGGCAATCGAAGCTGGATTGGCAAATTGCCGCTGGCCCGCGCGGATCGAGGTAGTCCGCCAGAACCCGTTGACGATTTTGGATGCGGCCCACAATGAAGCCTCGATTGCCGCCTTATTGGAAACCTTGCGCGAGAATTATCCCGGTCGGCAGAAATGGCTGATTTTTGCCACAACCCGCGAAAAGCCCGTTCAACAAATGCTCACCCAGGTGGCGGGGGCCTTTGACGGCGTGATCTTGACCCAATATGCCCATAACCCGCGAGCCTACCCGCTGCAACAATTGCAGGCGGATTTTTCAGAAATTGTGCAGCGTCGCGCGGGAAAGAAGGGAGCCACCCCGCAATCCCAGCTTCTGGGAACCGCCGAGGGGTGGGAGATGACCGGTTACCCTGACCGTGGATCGATTCGCCCCTCAACTTCCCGCTTTACTTTTCGTCGTAAACCGCTTCACGCGCCACGCGCGCTGGCCGTCGCCGACCCCGCGACCGCCTGGGAACTCGCGCAAAATTGGGCCGCAAATGATGACGTGATCTGTATTACCGGCTCATTCTTTTTAGCGGCGGAATTGCGCAGTCTGGTGGTCGATTCGCATTCCCGGTGA
- the rph gene encoding ribonuclease PH: MRSDGRQPADLRPHTALRRFTRTAPGSVLVKFGGTTVLCTAAVEPKVPEWMIGRGTGWLTAEYNMLPSSTAPRKKRERDGKVDGRTTEIQRLIGRALRAIVDLDALGERTIVCDCEVLEADGGTRTTSINGAYLALCDALGAISSQLDPARPVLLDSIAAISVGIVDGRPLLDLNYVEDVAAAVDMNVVMTGRGKFVEIQGTGEEATFDDAELQALLTLAREGITKITAWQRSLLADTR, translated from the coding sequence ATGCGCTCCGATGGCCGCCAACCCGCCGATTTACGCCCCCATACTGCTTTGCGGCGGTTCACGCGCACCGCTCCCGGAAGTGTGCTGGTCAAATTTGGCGGCACGACGGTACTCTGCACCGCCGCCGTCGAGCCCAAAGTCCCCGAATGGATGATTGGCCGGGGGACCGGCTGGCTCACCGCCGAATACAACATGCTCCCCTCGTCCACCGCTCCCCGCAAAAAACGGGAACGCGACGGCAAAGTCGATGGCCGCACCACCGAAATTCAACGCCTTATCGGCCGAGCGTTGCGGGCGATTGTCGATCTGGACGCCCTGGGCGAACGGACGATCGTTTGCGATTGCGAAGTGCTCGAGGCGGATGGCGGCACCCGCACAACCAGCATTAACGGAGCCTACCTGGCCCTCTGCGATGCCCTGGGGGCGATCTCTTCCCAATTAGACCCCGCCCGGCCGGTCTTGCTGGATAGTATTGCCGCCATTAGCGTGGGGATCGTTGATGGCCGACCGCTACTAGACCTAAATTATGTCGAGGATGTCGCCGCCGCCGTGGATATGAACGTGGTCATGACGGGACGGGGCAAATTTGTGGAAATTCAAGGAACCGGCGAAGAAGCGACTTTTGATGATGCCGAACTACAGGCCCTGCTAACACTCGCCAGGGAGGGAATTACCAAAATTACCGCCTGGCAGCGGTCCCTCCTGGCCGACACCCGCTAA